The segment CGTCATAGGCGGCAGCCACTTCCGTCTGCAACCAGGCATGGACGGCGCGGTCACGCGCCAGCAAGACGCGCAGTCCATCGCGAAGCACTTCGGTTTCCGTCGCGTACTCGCCGGACGCCACCTTGGCGCGAACCATTTCGGCCTTATCGTCAGACAAGGTGATGTTGAATTGCTGGGTCGAGCGCATGAGTTTGCTCCGCGGAAACAATAGGACTACGACGCCAACCTCTCCACCTCACACCAACTCGCCCTTAACGGAATCGACCCCGACACCGGATCATCGCGCGAGGTATCGATCACCTGATTGAGGTTGGCCGCCAGCGGATGCTCGCGATCATAAGGCGACCCCGCA is part of the Planctomycetia bacterium genome and harbors:
- a CDS encoding type II toxin-antitoxin system ParD family antitoxin, with translation MRSTQQFNITLSDDKAEMVRAKVASGEYATETEVLRDGLRVLLARDRAVHAWLQTEVAAAYDALKKDPSRAVSACKVRARLAEAHRKAAVKA